A stretch of the Planctomycetota bacterium genome encodes the following:
- a CDS encoding rhomboid family intramembrane serine protease: protein MVFPIADDNSDRRTFPFVSVAVIAINVFVFVVLQQGFRPEGVNEQFTLAWCQVPAEIISGQDVVTEPEIRAIRTPAGIEQVTVPGLQPTPVPVWMTLLTAIFMHGSVMHLLGNMWFLWIFGDNVEDDMGHARYLLFYLATGVIASLAFVAFNARGEASLTPCLGASGAISGVLGAYLVLHPQRRVSVIALRMMIDVPGYVAVGIWFAFQVISGLFDSSGSGGVAYSAHVAGFIAGLVLAKPMSLGDVRAEADPLVVMRRRIP from the coding sequence ATGGTTTTCCCGATCGCCGACGACAACTCCGACCGCCGCACGTTTCCGTTCGTGTCGGTGGCGGTGATCGCGATCAACGTCTTCGTGTTCGTCGTCCTCCAGCAGGGGTTCCGCCCCGAGGGGGTCAACGAGCAGTTCACGCTCGCCTGGTGCCAGGTGCCGGCGGAGATCATCTCAGGGCAGGACGTCGTCACCGAACCGGAGATCCGTGCGATCCGCACGCCGGCGGGGATCGAGCAGGTGACCGTCCCCGGGCTGCAGCCGACGCCGGTGCCGGTGTGGATGACGCTGCTGACGGCGATCTTCATGCACGGCAGCGTGATGCACCTGCTGGGGAACATGTGGTTCCTGTGGATCTTCGGCGACAACGTCGAGGACGACATGGGCCATGCCCGCTACCTGCTCTTTTATCTGGCGACGGGGGTGATCGCGTCGCTGGCATTCGTCGCCTTCAACGCCCGCGGCGAGGCATCGCTGACGCCCTGCCTGGGGGCCAGCGGGGCGATCTCCGGCGTGCTCGGGGCGTATCTCGTGCTCCATCCGCAGCGGCGCGTGAGCGTGATCGCGCTGCGGATGATGATCGACGTGCCGGGCTACGTGGCGGTCGGGATCTGGTTCGCGTTCCAGGTGATCAGCGGCCTGTTCGACTCCAGCGGCAGTGGTGGCGTCGCCTATTCGGCGCACGTCGCCGGGTTCATCGCCGGCCTGGTGCTGGCCAAGCCGATGAGCCTCGGCGATGTCCGCGCCGAGGCCGACCCGCTGGTCGTCATGCGGCGGCGGATCCCCTGA
- a CDS encoding galactose mutarotase: MPAVAQAPFGTLPDGRAATLYTLRVPGGWQATITDYGAILTGFHVPSRDAGGTPVDVVLGFDSVDGYVKGHPYFGATVGRVGNRIAAGRFTLDGNDYTLATNNGPNHLHGGAVGFDKLLWRGTPEPDDARGPSVRFDLISPAGDEGYPGRLAATCRYTLTPTGELRVEMTATTDAPTIVNLVHHSYWNLAGHGSGDVGSHDLAVVADSYLPVDAGSIPTGLFAAVAGTPFDLRPERQPVPLGTAIAALPAAGSDPGGIDHNFVVRGWQPDGQLRPVAVLVDPASGRRMELFADQPGVQVYTGNYLDGTVTGKGGAVYGKHGGVCLETQKYPDAIHHAGDPRWPSPRLDPGQTYRHVMIHRFTP, translated from the coding sequence ATGCCCGCCGTCGCCCAGGCTCCGTTCGGCACGCTCCCCGACGGCCGCGCGGCGACGCTGTACACGCTCCGGGTGCCGGGGGGCTGGCAGGCGACGATCACCGATTACGGTGCGATCCTCACGGGGTTCCACGTGCCGTCGCGCGACGCCGGGGGCACGCCGGTCGACGTCGTCCTCGGGTTCGACAGCGTCGACGGATACGTCAAGGGCCATCCCTACTTCGGCGCCACCGTCGGCCGCGTCGGCAATCGGATCGCCGCCGGACGGTTCACGCTCGACGGCAATGACTACACGCTCGCGACCAACAACGGCCCCAATCACCTCCACGGCGGGGCCGTCGGGTTCGACAAGCTGCTGTGGCGAGGAACGCCCGAGCCGGACGATGCCCGGGGCCCGAGCGTGCGCTTCGACCTGATCTCACCGGCCGGCGACGAGGGCTATCCCGGTCGCCTCGCCGCCACCTGCCGCTACACGCTCACCCCGACCGGCGAGTTGCGCGTCGAGATGACGGCGACGACCGATGCCCCGACGATCGTCAACCTCGTCCACCACAGCTATTGGAACCTCGCCGGCCACGGGTCAGGCGACGTCGGCAGCCACGACCTCGCGGTCGTCGCCGATTCCTACCTGCCGGTCGATGCCGGCAGCATCCCGACCGGCCTTTTCGCGGCGGTGGCGGGGACTCCCTTCGACCTCCGTCCCGAGCGGCAGCCGGTGCCCCTCGGCACGGCGATCGCCGCCCTGCCGGCGGCGGGCTCCGACCCAGGTGGGATCGACCACAATTTCGTCGTCCGCGGCTGGCAACCCGACGGCCAGCTCCGGCCGGTGGCGGTGCTCGTCGACCCGGCCAGCGGCCGGCGGATGGAGCTGTTCGCCGACCAGCCGGGGGTCCAGGTCTACACCGGCAACTACCTCGACGGCACGGTCACCGGCAAGGGCGGGGCGGTCTACGGAAAGCACGGCGGCGTCTGCCTCGAGACGCAGAAATACCCCGACGCGATCCACCACGCCGGCGATCCGCGCTGGCCGTCGCCGCGGCTCGACCCCGGCCAGACCTACCGGCACGTCATGATCCACCGCTTCACCCCCTGA